One genomic window of Bacillota bacterium LX-D includes the following:
- a CDS encoding methyl-accepting chemotaxis protein, with protein MTKFFSKRPCYETSYIIKYVEDKFEGKEPAEPKIEYPIHVTFLNYFNRLFSNEKQMAISTKKMLKITADISNFDVNMSHIAYKLIDFAKEMSVLSKSNLAIVEETNAGMNEVNNTIRNTSETLSQLSDASEVLLQRNHESLAQLKEINDIKDNVMNDANIMGQKIDQLVEMANKVNDIVNGVKEIAEQTNLLALNASIEAARAGENGRGFAVVAEEIRKLADDTKKSLEGMKSFVSNIQNASKEGKKSMDNTLNLTQKMSQKIDIITDTMEKNVDMLNNTSNDVQFINQSMYGIKTAANEINQAMESSSRDAESLSQMTQVIHQDALACADYAKQMSKVDDELSEIVKEQMNALQGSSNAISNQEFLKTIANAKEAHSKWLSNLKRIVDEMRLYPLQINGSKCAFGHFYHAITVHHSSIKQDWESIEEIHKKFHEMGQEVLQAVKDGQAAKAQEYYAAAEKLSQEIFVCLDKVTSQVENLTQKGVRLFGDCA; from the coding sequence ATGACAAAGTTTTTTTCCAAAAGGCCATGTTACGAAACTTCATATATTATAAAATATGTTGAAGACAAATTTGAGGGTAAAGAGCCAGCAGAACCAAAAATTGAATACCCAATTCACGTTACTTTTTTAAATTATTTTAATCGGCTTTTTTCTAATGAAAAACAAATGGCTATATCTACGAAAAAAATGTTAAAAATTACTGCTGACATCAGTAATTTTGATGTTAACATGTCACATATAGCATATAAATTAATTGATTTTGCTAAAGAAATGTCTGTACTCAGCAAATCTAACCTGGCAATTGTTGAGGAAACTAATGCTGGCATGAATGAGGTCAATAATACTATCAGAAATACTTCCGAAACACTATCTCAGTTATCTGATGCTTCTGAAGTTCTCCTGCAGAGGAACCATGAAAGTTTGGCCCAACTTAAAGAGATAAATGATATTAAAGATAATGTAATGAATGATGCTAATATTATGGGGCAGAAAATCGATCAGCTTGTTGAAATGGCCAATAAAGTAAATGACATTGTTAATGGGGTTAAGGAAATAGCTGAGCAAACTAATCTTCTCGCCCTTAACGCTTCAATTGAAGCAGCACGGGCTGGCGAAAATGGACGTGGCTTTGCAGTAGTTGCCGAAGAAATTAGAAAACTGGCAGATGATACTAAAAAAAGCCTCGAAGGCATGAAATCTTTTGTAAGCAACATTCAAAATGCTTCAAAAGAAGGCAAAAAAAGTATGGACAACACTCTTAATTTAACCCAAAAAATGAGCCAAAAAATTGATATTATAACTGATACTATGGAAAAAAATGTTGATATGCTTAATAACACAAGTAATGATGTGCAATTTATAAATCAATCTATGTATGGAATCAAAACAGCTGCCAATGAAATTAACCAAGCCATGGAATCATCAAGTCGCGATGCAGAAAGCTTAAGTCAGATGACACAAGTTATTCACCAAGATGCATTAGCTTGCGCAGATTATGCAAAACAGATGTCCAAAGTTGATGATGAACTTTCTGAAATTGTCAAGGAGCAAATGAATGCTCTTCAAGGCAGTAGTAATGCCATCAGTAACCAAGAATTTTTAAAAACTATCGCTAATGCCAAGGAGGCACATTCTAAGTGGCTAAGTAATTTAAAACGAATTGTCGATGAGATGAGATTATATCCATTGCAAATTAATGGTTCTAAATGCGCATTTGGCCATTTTTATCACGCTATAACAGTGCACCATTCGTCCATCAAACAAGATTGGGAATCAATAGAAGAGATTCATAAGAAATTTCATGAAATGGGGCAGGAGGTACTTCAGGCTGTTAAGGATGGCCAAGCTGCAAAGGCCCAAGAATATTATGCTGCGGCTGAAAAGCTTTCTCAGGAGATTTTTGTATGCTTAGATAAAGTTACATCTCAAGTAGAAAACCTAACCCAAAAAGGTGTGCGCTTATTTGGGGATTGCGCTTAA
- a CDS encoding DUF362 domain-containing protein, whose protein sequence is MSAKILFSSVKFDKYDADVTLPAKFGRLIDKMDLEKTVKDKWTAVKMHLGRNIGYSTIHPLFIKILVDKLKGYGAKVFITDQITSGAKDRGYTEDFLGVPIVDACGVMGKYYYEKKVDFKTFQNVDVAGNIHDAEVMIDLSHVKGHGACGYGGACKNIAMGCVTDRTRRQIHGLEGGLIWNEELCTHCELCINSCNHNANSFDKDNKYKVFFHHCTYCQHCVKVCPQGAVIMDAHRYEDFQTGMAICTQEVLKTFEPGNVFYINFLMNITALCDCWGLTTPSLVPDIGIMASQDIVAIERASLDAIKVEDLLINGIPEGHELKSSGHLFERLHWKNPFIQLEELEKRDLGTQKYELEEVK, encoded by the coding sequence ATGTCTGCTAAAATTCTATTTTCGTCAGTTAAATTTGATAAATATGATGCAGATGTAACTCTCCCTGCTAAATTTGGGAGATTAATCGACAAGATGGATTTAGAGAAAACAGTTAAAGATAAATGGACTGCTGTGAAAATGCATTTAGGTAGAAACATTGGTTATTCTACAATCCACCCTTTGTTTATTAAAATTTTAGTTGATAAGCTTAAGGGTTATGGAGCCAAAGTTTTTATTACGGATCAAATTACTTCCGGTGCAAAAGACAGAGGTTATACAGAAGATTTTTTAGGTGTGCCCATTGTAGATGCCTGCGGTGTAATGGGAAAATATTATTACGAAAAGAAAGTTGATTTTAAGACTTTTCAGAACGTTGATGTTGCCGGAAATATCCATGATGCAGAGGTTATGATTGATTTATCCCATGTTAAAGGCCATGGCGCTTGCGGCTATGGTGGGGCATGTAAAAATATTGCTATGGGCTGCGTTACAGATAGAACCAGAAGGCAAATTCACGGGCTTGAGGGTGGCCTTATATGGAATGAGGAACTCTGTACCCACTGTGAGCTATGTATTAACAGCTGTAATCATAACGCTAATAGTTTTGATAAAGACAATAAATATAAGGTATTTTTTCATCACTGCACATACTGTCAACATTGCGTAAAAGTTTGTCCACAAGGTGCAGTAATAATGGATGCGCACCGTTACGAAGATTTTCAGACAGGAATGGCTATCTGTACCCAGGAAGTTTTAAAAACTTTTGAACCCGGAAACGTTTTTTATATTAATTTTTTAATGAATATAACTGCCTTGTGTGATTGTTGGGGATTGACTACACCTTCCCTAGTCCCAGATATCGGCATTATGGCTTCTCAAGACATTGTGGCCATTGAAAGAGCAAGCTTAGATGCAATTAAAGTTGAAGACTTGCTCATAAATGGAATACCAGAGGGCCATGAACTTAAATCCTCCGGACATCTCTTTGAAAGATTACATTGGAAAAATCCTTTTATCCAGTTAGAGGAGTTGGAAAAACGAGATTTAGGAACCCAAAAGTATGAGTTAGAAGAAGTGAAATAG
- a CDS encoding LrgB family protein, producing the protein MITGLVGTIIGTRILDLVGVKNKVARGIALGAASHALGTYRAMEAGELEGAMSSVSIALVGITTALLAPYLLIRAGF; encoded by the coding sequence ATTATTACAGGGCTTGTTGGAACTATTATTGGCACTAGAATACTTGATCTTGTAGGCGTTAAAAATAAAGTTGCTAGAGGAATAGCCTTGGGAGCAGCCTCCCATGCTTTAGGCACCTATCGAGCTATGGAAGCAGGAGAACTAGAAGGAGCAATGAGCAGCGTTTCCATTGCCCTGGTAGGTATTACTACAGCTTTATTAGCTCCGTATCTTTTAATCCGTGCAGGCTTTTAA
- a CDS encoding DMT family transporter: MKFIFIFLAFVAGMGITTQVAVNGKLQLNVGNPILTSLFSFSVGTLVLALACIVSVYAGNQTIPAFSSLKETNWWMWVGGILGAFYIFVTIIAAPKIGFASMFSLIIAGQVILAVILDHLGVLGNVQLLSPLRIVGVVLLIAAVYIIQTH; the protein is encoded by the coding sequence ATGAAATTTATATTTATTTTCCTAGCATTTGTTGCCGGTATGGGCATAACTACGCAAGTTGCCGTAAATGGCAAGCTTCAGCTTAACGTAGGCAACCCTATTCTAACATCTCTATTTAGTTTTTCAGTAGGTACTTTAGTATTAGCTCTAGCTTGTATTGTATCAGTATATGCAGGAAATCAAACCATACCAGCTTTTTCAAGCCTAAAAGAAACTAATTGGTGGATGTGGGTAGGTGGCATACTTGGTGCTTTTTATATATTTGTAACCATTATTGCAGCTCCTAAAATAGGCTTTGCCAGTATGTTTAGTTTAATAATTGCGGGACAAGTAATCCTGGCAGTTATTTTAGACCACTTAGGTGTATTAGGAAACGTACAGCTCTTAAGTCCATTGAGAATTGTTGGAGTAGTTTTATTAATAGCAGCTGTCTATATTATTCAAACCCATTAA
- a CDS encoding peptidylprolyl isomerase: MTNLSTNPIVTIEMENGSAIKLELYPETAPNTVNNFISLINKGFYDGLIFHRVIPDFMIQGGDPRGDGTGSPGYSIEGEFAQNGIKNSLKHDRGVISMARSMNPDSAGSQFFIMVESANHLNGQYAAFGKVTEGMEIVDSIVNVPRDMWDKPLEDQRMKKVTVDTFGVEYTEPKKM; this comes from the coding sequence ATGACAAATTTGAGTACTAACCCTATTGTAACAATAGAAATGGAAAACGGCAGTGCAATTAAATTAGAGCTATACCCGGAAACTGCGCCTAATACAGTTAATAATTTTATTTCTCTTATTAATAAAGGTTTTTACGATGGTTTAATTTTTCACCGTGTGATACCAGACTTCATGATTCAAGGAGGAGATCCAAGAGGCGATGGCACTGGAAGCCCGGGATATAGTATTGAAGGTGAATTTGCTCAAAATGGGATTAAAAATAGTTTGAAACATGACAGGGGGGTCATATCTATGGCTAGATCAATGAACCCCGATTCGGCTGGGTCCCAATTTTTTATTATGGTGGAATCAGCAAACCATTTAAATGGACAGTATGCGGCCTTTGGCAAAGTTACAGAAGGTATGGAGATAGTTGATTCCATAGTAAATGTTCCTAGGGACATGTGGGATAAACCTTTAGAAGATCAAAGAATGAAAAAAGTAACAGTCGATACTTTTGGAGTTGAATATACTGAGCCTAAAAAAATGTAA